Sequence from the Zeugodacus cucurbitae isolate PBARC_wt_2022May chromosome 2, idZeuCucr1.2, whole genome shotgun sequence genome:
GTCGGCCTTTACTGTGGGCTGCTGGCTTGTTGGGCTGTCAGGCCTCAAAATGGGGTCGACCTGTTGTCGGCAGAACGGTCCTGCAGTCAAGCTAGTTATTGGTAAGGGCGCACGGCAGTGCTCAATGTGAATGTTGCAGCGTAAAATGAggacaataaaataattatcgaCCAACAGGGACCGAGGTTGGGCCCAAGCTGAGGAGAGTTGGGTTTGGtcgtgtttaatttttaatttaccgCCTGACTGGGTGGCTCCCAAAAATAATGAGGTGCTGCTGCCTCGAACTGctcttagttttaattttacctTCACTTATTTTGCAATGgtaatttgtattttgattttttacttcGACTGTCATTATGTCAAAGTTTAGGTAATTTAGATAATGGACACTTTCCTGTGTTGGTTTAAGTAGCCAAGAGGCGTGGCAAGGGGGAGTTCATTTTAAAAACTGATAAAAGAAAAGTACTTTTTGCCATCTTGCTGCGAAGTTAAGTTAGATTAGGACAAGCGGTAGATCTCCGTAACTGCAGAAAGTCTCACATAGACAAATTCGACTTTCCTTTGTGGCGCACGAATACTCATGACGGATCGCCAAGTCACTTATGATTCGACAATGCGCTTGAACTTGAACcctattataaagttcttaagtcagcTGATGTTGATTCCAGTCACTGGACATTCAAGAAGAAAGTTCTTGGATGTTTACTTTTCGCCTTCTGGCTTGATCCCTATTATCACCACGACGTCAAAGTTGCTAGGTTGCGAAGTTACTTTTCAAAGAAATCTCAATTCATTtgactattttataataataataattgtgacAATTTTTCTGTAGTAACAACAATTTAAACTcacttttcatttcaaatttctaATTCACAGGAAAATGGAAGATCAGTTCCTGATGTTACCGCCAGCCCTGGCCGTGCGCCTCCTGGTCCCTTGCCGGCGAATCAAATGCAATCGTTGGCcaatcagcagcagcaacaacaatcgcaacatcatcagcaacaacaacaacaccagcagcaacaacaacaacgacctgGTGGCAAGGAACCGGTATTGTTGCAAGGTGACTTTCGCAAGGTGTCGGGTATCAGTTCGGAGATCTTTCGGCAGATAGAAGCAGTCGAAAATGATCATGATCCGAATACGGCGGCCGCTTTGGAGGTGAGTGTTTACGATGTTTACACGTTTGCGGTATTATTTTATGATTGCTTTCACGCAGGCGGTGGAGAGGAGAGGTGAAATGATCGTGCGCATTCTGGAGCCGCGTTGCATCGGTGGAAAACAAGCTGTGGAAGCAGCTCACAAATTGATGTCCAAAGGCGACGCACGACATACAGTACAGGTAGCTGTCGAGCAGTGTAATGCTTAAAGAGTTTGACTTACTTAACTTTATTTGCAAACTTTCAGCTTGTTGAGATAGTTAAGCGCCCAGGTCAGACGTTGGGCCTATATATACGTGAGGGCAATGGAGCTGACCGCACCGATGGAGTTTTCATCTCTAGAATAGCATTGGAGTCTGCTGTGTATAATAGCGGTTGCCTGAGGGTTCGTTAATTTCGCATATCAAATATGAGATTTGTATTATTAAACTCTCTTCCGCAGGTGGGTGATGAAATTTTGGCCGTTAATTTGGTAGACGTAACTCATATGTCCTTGGATGATGTCGTAATTATAATGTCAATTCCCCGGAGACTGGTCTTGGCAATACGCCAAAGACGTGACAGTCGCACCACCGGCTCTCCAGGACCACCAACGTTATCACGACCCGAACAAAAGCCACCGCCAGTTGTCGTTATCAAACGTGATCTCAGAGATGAAGACTTAGATGAGACAGATCGCATGCCAAGATCCCGATCATCACGCGAAAGACGTACAGGTATTTTGATATCATCCctagtaatattttattaacatatcCTTCTCTGTCTTCTTGTGTTGCAGGAGATGGACGTGAAATGACGGAGTCTCGCTCTCGCCTCGGCCTGGGTCTCAACAACTATAGCCCGCAATCCGAGCAATTGGACATGTATTACAATACGCGCACTGGCGTGAGTGCGATGAACGAACCACCCAGTTGGGGCTACAAACCACCGCCACCACCTTCGGTGATAACCGAACAGCCCAAAGGTCACGCGTTTGCTCCTTCACATGCGTACTACCAAAATGCTGGCACACTGGAGAGTTTAGCCGAGAAAGTGCATGCGTTCTATCCCAGTGGACCTTCCCGTCGTATGTCGACCGGTACCGGTGTTGGTTTAGCGCAACAGCAGGCACGCTTTCCACGATCTGGTTCAGACCAACATTTACCACGTGTGGAATATGCAGATTATTCAAATTCTTTAGGTCGTCATTCCTTACTACGCTCCAGCTTGAAGCCGGGTACTGGTGCAGCTCCGATAGCAGTTGGTGGCACATTGGGACGTTACGGCCGTTATGAACCACCGCGTCAGTCCTCCAAGTATGCACCGCCAAATATCGGAGCTCAATCGCTTACACGCCGTTCGCGACCAAATCTCGATTATTCCAGCGACACCGAAGCAACTATAGGACCACGACCAAGTTATTATTACTACAACCGACCTGCTGTGGGTAGCATGCCGCGCGGCAGCAGTGGAGCAGGTGTGGGTGGTGCTGGCATGCTTGGAGGTGGGCCAGATATGGCTAAATTTAATTCACTGCCACGCGAACGTCCGGGTGTGCGTCTACAGGGTATACGCTCACGCATCGGCGATCGCATCATGGATGAAAGTGACGGTAACATATCGGCACCGGAATTCAATGCACGTCGGGATCGTGATCTGAGATCGCGCATAACGGCGAGTCCTTCTATTTTCACTTCGGACGAGTACCGAGCGTGGTTGAGACGCGCACCTAGCAGTTCAGCTATAGCGGAGCAAATGCGTATGACGAGAGATTTGCTTAGTCAGCCACGATCGCACCGGTTCTCGTGCAGCGCTGAAAATATACACGATGCGTTGAAGAATGTAAGTGGTCACCAATTAGTGCGCAAAGattctttaatttaatgtaaatttttgtttttatatttcaatagacCGAGAGCATTTACTCCAGTCGAACGGGCATACTCGGTACTGGTACATTAGATCGTCACTTGGGCATGCCTCGCCCGATTTCTGCATTACCAGTCCGTTCGATGTCATCACAACATATTGGTGGACCATCATCGATACGCTCGCCCAGCATACGGCGTATGCGACAACTACTCGAATTGTCCGCCGGACCTGCGAGTCCAAGCGGCAGTATTATGAGTACAGGCGGTCATCAGAGTCCGGCGCCGACGCCCAGCGCCACACTACCCAGAACGCACAGACAAATTGATATTAATCCAGCGGAGTTTGCCAAGTACAAACTCGACAAACCGATAGTCGATATTGGCGGTATATCGGGCATGTTGTGGATACATTTGCTTGCGGGCCGTGGCTTACGTTCGGCACCCGAACTAGGCGCACAGCACGTTGGTGGGCCACATCATGCTGCCCAAACACAGACACGTGATCTATATTGCGTAATCGAATGTGATCGTGTGCATAAGGCACGCACTGTTGTGCGTTCCGGTGATCTACAATTCGACTGGGACGAGTCTTTCGAGTTGGACTTGGTGGGCAATAAGCAGCTGGATGTATTAGTTTACTCATGGGATCCGCAACATCGGCACAAGTTGTGCTATCGTGGTGCCATCTCCTTGTCCATACTGCGACAATCACCGCTACATCAGCTGGCGTTAAAGGTGGAACCACGTGGCACTATTTACATACGCATGCGTCATACCGATCCCATAACATTGTATCGACGACGTGGTCTACCCAGCTTAAGAGCCGGTTATCCCATATTATTCGGCGCCGATTTAGAGACGGTGGTGAATCGTGAGTCTAAAGGCGCTCCCGGTAGTGCGCCTGTGCCAATTGTGTTGCGACGTTGCGTGGAGGAAGTGGAGCGACGTGGCTTGGATATAATTGGCCTGTACCGCTTGTGTGGCTCAGCAACGAAAAAGCGTCTGCTACGTGAAGCATTCGAGCGCAATAGTCGAGCCGTGGAATTGAGCCCTGAACATGTTCCTGATATTAATGTTATAACCGGTGTACTGAAGGACTATCTAAGAGAGTTGCCGGAGCCGCTGTTTACGCGTTGTCTCTTCCAGATGACCGTCGATGCTTTGGGTTTGTTGTGACAACCAGTATAAATTGAAGTGCTTAagtattaaatatgtttttatttacagcTGTTTGCCTGCCCGACGACCCCGAGGGTAATGCGAAACTAATGCTCAGCATACTCGATTGCTTGCCTAGGGCAAATAGGGTaagaagcaatatttttttattaaatcttgatATTAATGCCTTGAAATTTTGTACACAGGCGACCTTGGTATTCCTGCTCGATCACCTGTCGCTCGTCGTTTCCAATTCGGAACGCAATAAGATGTCAGCTCAAGCTTTGGCCACCGTTATGGGACCACCATTGATGCTGCACGCCGCTAACGCTCAACCCGGTTCGGATATCGATCACGCCCAACCAATTGCCGTGCTTAAATATCTGCTGCAGATTTGGCCGCAGCCGCATGCACAGCACCACCAAGCGCCCACCGGCGGCATTGTTAGCGCGACCGGCATGATGGGCAGCATGGTTGGTGCGGGCGGTGCACTGGCGGGCGCGGGCAGCATGAGCAACATGGCTGGCGGTGTTTCAGGTAACGTAATTATATTATGTCAATGAGTTTACAACTCCTATCATGCTGTTTTAGTTTTGACTCATCCGCGCTTTACTCTGATAGCAAGTAAATAGAGGCACTAATTTCTAAAAACGCGCTCACTTTCGTAAATTCATTACAATTACGGCCTCCCAGCCGGTATGGAACCTTTTCTCATAATTCAAATGCAGCAAACTCTTTTTAACTCAAGCaacacttaattaatttaattgcgcCAGCAACATCTTCAGCAAATGCCATCTCATTTCTTTAAGTTCGAAACTTATTTAAAGTACTTTGTTAGTTTGGGATTCATAACCGTTATTTATCCGCTTTATTCATCATCAATCTATATTTCTCTATATGTTCTGTAGCGTTCACTTTGCTGTTTAACATGCCTTAATAGCGAACcattttaaacttaaacttaattcTTAATTTCGAAGTCATATTTCGTGagtcatattgttgttgttaataattcaaagaaaaattaaaaaaaaaaaaattacaaaagtggAAAATATATCGAACTGGGAGTTAGATACTTAAGTATAGTATCGCATGACCTTTAATTGTTTAACGTTAAGTTCAAATTAATATTGATTAATACAGAGTCCTATGTAGACAGGTCGGCGCGGCGAGTCAACAGGGCAGCGTGGAAGCAAAGTCAGTGCGTTGCAAGCGGACAGACAACTTctactgcagcagcagcagcagctcatGGCGGCGGGCAATCTTCTACGCTCGTCCACTTCGGTAACCAACATACTCTCACAAGGCCATCATCAGCTCTCAGCCACAGCCAACAGTCATCTGTATCAATCAGTAGTGGGTCAGTTAGCTCAATCGCCTCGAGCCTTGCAACAAGCGGTGCAACAGGTAAAAATGCCACAACAGCagacagcaaacaacaaacaacagacaacagcaacaaagtacaacaaatacaacttacaattacaataactaaagcaacaaaaacaagaaacagACTTTACAATACAAATAGCCAAtacttgtacaacaacaacagtactaCCAGTAACAAGTTATCCAAGCAACATTTTGTTGAAATGGTATTTTTTTGACCCTGATATTGAATgctcagaaaaatattttgcggttcaataataatttttttaaatcactagTCTTCGCCCTCaaaggatgtaattttttggtattttttacgATTCTGTGACTTTAAGCCCTTTGCGTCCACTATAAAACTCTAATTTGTCT
This genomic interval carries:
- the LOC105220227 gene encoding rho GTPase-activating protein 100F isoform X1, with the translated sequence MQWKKKFTRLKAATGNSRARRMLCCGRRKENGRSVPDVTASPGRAPPGPLPANQMQSLANQQQQQQSQHHQQQQQHQQQQQQRPGGKEPVLLQGDFRKVSGISSEIFRQIEAVENDHDPNTAAALEAVERRGEMIVRILEPRCIGGKQAVEAAHKLMSKGDARHTVQLVEIVKRPGQTLGLYIREGNGADRTDGVFISRIALESAVYNSGCLRVGDEILAVNLVDVTHMSLDDVVIIMSIPRRLVLAIRQRRDSRTTGSPGPPTLSRPEQKPPPVVVIKRDLRDEDLDETDRMPRSRSSRERRTGDGREMTESRSRLGLGLNNYSPQSEQLDMYYNTRTGVSAMNEPPSWGYKPPPPPSVITEQPKGHAFAPSHAYYQNAGTLESLAEKVHAFYPSGPSRRMSTGTGVGLAQQQARFPRSGSDQHLPRVEYADYSNSLGRHSLLRSSLKPGTGAAPIAVGGTLGRYGRYEPPRQSSKYAPPNIGAQSLTRRSRPNLDYSSDTEATIGPRPSYYYYNRPAVGSMPRGSSGAGVGGAGMLGGGPDMAKFNSLPRERPGVRLQGIRSRIGDRIMDESDGNISAPEFNARRDRDLRSRITASPSIFTSDEYRAWLRRAPSSSAIAEQMRMTRDLLSQPRSHRFSCSAENIHDALKNTESIYSSRTGILGTGTLDRHLGMPRPISALPVRSMSSQHIGGPSSIRSPSIRRMRQLLELSAGPASPSGSIMSTGGHQSPAPTPSATLPRTHRQIDINPAEFAKYKLDKPIVDIGGISGMLWIHLLAGRGLRSAPELGAQHVGGPHHAAQTQTRDLYCVIECDRVHKARTVVRSGDLQFDWDESFELDLVGNKQLDVLVYSWDPQHRHKLCYRGAISLSILRQSPLHQLALKVEPRGTIYIRMRHTDPITLYRRRGLPSLRAGYPILFGADLETVVNRESKGAPGSAPVPIVLRRCVEEVERRGLDIIGLYRLCGSATKKRLLREAFERNSRAVELSPEHVPDINVITGVLKDYLRELPEPLFTRCLFQMTVDALAVCLPDDPEGNAKLMLSILDCLPRANRATLVFLLDHLSLVVSNSERNKMSAQALATVMGPPLMLHAANAQPGSDIDHAQPIAVLKYLLQIWPQPHAQHHQAPTGGIVSATGMMGSMVGAGGALAGAGSMSNMAGGVSGRRGESTGQRGSKVSALQADRQLLLQQQQQLMAAGNLLRSSTSVTNILSQGHHQLSATANSHLYQSVVGQLAQSPRALQQAVQQPHQLAGSAGSAILDQSPLPLPGTPSPGSSSASTGSGSGSGKSTDTIKRGASPSSVKHVKIQESSSSYTITQKKSTKESPSDDAETATQAAPTRKGVEFYEPHKPHAKSDELSSYSKYGELGAKTRTAYGESSTYGAGTGIGASKAALSSLSTEDYKAMRNKSSATSSSSSSQATVLSAAGSTATSATTTSSDDSDDLISYKSSASTNALLAQSQAMTTSQLMSKYLKREPRVQFTPIKSPDSPSPPGSDGLPKGVYHLTTSNSKTAVSTGAISKHSTPSSSDPNGSGSNHKGSSPSRQVSGKEASSSAATSTSLVSTGRRLFDSLASSEAEARPHAGGSSSTTTAATSATYNDSKSVASSHISNKQQSSEHRSYGSSLFGSSAQSGTSPFATANGNGNGSAASNGTHNAMHLYGTLPKNGPTANATGNGSSGGAGGMYGSTTSASYYSTSSSSGVPTASSSGVSSMTGSTTSYDYYSASSASYTSASASTRSYGNGGSNGGGGNYHTLGTYRVQYAATNPFLEAFDAPGNGSSGGANGGNGNRGGSNNGGNGGQQQGNGSSGGSSSSHNRTSLLAALHGSDSKNGSDEFDDLK